In Aedes albopictus strain Foshan chromosome 3, AalbF5, whole genome shotgun sequence, the genomic window CGCTGTTTGCTGCGTCATGGCTACTTCGATTGGAGTGCGCTGTTTTTTGAAGGTCACTTTTGTGGATGAatctgctggctggctgctgatTGTTGTTAGACTACTCGATCTGGCGTGAGGTCAGTGGGGAGGTCCGAGGGCGAGGAGCAGAATGCTCCGCAGTGTCCTCCCGCTTCTGGATGACTCTTGTTCGTCGCTCGTAGAACGAAAGAGAGTCTACCGCACCTCCACGCGTAGACAGACATCCCCTCAAATGACAAAGAACGAACCGGCTTGAGTGCTGGCTGGAGCTCTAAGATCGTTCTGTTCTGATTCGCAGGAGGCGAGGTGGAAATCTGCTCAATTTGGGAAGGTGAGTAAGGTGAATTGCAACAAGATGAAGAGCATATTTGATGTTCCTCTCGTGCGCCGGGACGTTCGGTGTTTTTGTTCCGAATTCGTTTGTAGAATTTAGACTTTACTTTTTCAAGTTAATGTTTCTCGTGCGGCTTCAGTTTAGTTCAGACGTTTTTATCTACATATTACAAAGGAATACGCCTTACATTGGACGACCCATTCATCATCCGTTGAACGAACGTTGAATTCTCATCTGATCGGATACCATAACAGGGGTGTAATCAGTATATTTGAGTGGGACTGAGCATCTCTTGCTTAAATAAGAGCGTTTTTAGCTTAAATAGCGTTTTTAGCGTTTAAAGGGACCACAAGCAACAAAAATTTACACGGGATTTACTTTGTTAGATTCACTGTTAAAGAGTCTTAACTATTAAGAGAGCGTTTAGAACgtggtccttcgtcgaggagctcgAAAACTGTGCTgtagatattccggaaggtgaaaGCGTAGGAGATCaatacagtaacaaattttgaaaacgacgtataatcaatgccattaattatacgtcgttttcaaaatttgttactgaatagaACGTCATCAAGAACACCTTCATTGCCACCGTCAAGAATAATTAGGGTGTTCTACGcactcagagaaagcagtggatcacagctgacacctggaggaagaatgAGGAGCGAAGCAAAGTCGCGATaagcgagtgaaaacacgaggagccaaagtagcccgtcagcgctattcgactAGATTAGGTATGTTGATTTACCGGTAACTtctattctaccggtcgcttcagtatggcctccaaaatagccgttttataaaaagagtaacttaaaaatgattttaaacatttttattgtttgtGCTATTCCTCATTGCCACTAgttactcagcgacattcatttttggaCAATCAacttgattttcatacaaaaacggcTACTTTtcaacggctacttaagtaaccggtagaatacaataAATTGGGTTAAGTGGTTGAAAAATGAAACTCCCATTTCATCGGTATCCTTAACaaaaacatatgggaaaccgtgacattCTCGACCGACTGGATGCCAGGTGTCTTATTAAAGGAACCCTATGACTATATGGGATAGTTGACAGGGCACCATATTATTGAGTATCGTACGCAAAGTTCTCTTAACCGGATACCATGgtagagagaactgtcaaaccgTATGCAAAAAAATGCGATAAACGTTAATTGTTGGAAAAAGGGAACGTaagtgaatagaaatcaagaatggtttggcTAGGTTTGTGTTTTCTTCATATTTCAGCATACCTTTACCTTCACACCACTTTTGGTGGGACACTCGtaatcggttccgggacactactagttttcccaaatatggtctgcaactattttcttgcttaccgtacATACCGTACACATGTTACCAAAAGtgccgcgatttgatatgtctcacttggttcacttttacatgttgcaactttcggcgggacactcggaacaggttctggaacactaccggttcagatatgttctgagcagtggtggaaagcatcatgcgcttgacgtaaTTTTTGGTTCACATCGAACACAAACTTTGTACTCGTGTTCGCGAACCCAAAAAGCGAGAGCGGTTCAGGGTTTGCCGAAGCgaagaaccaacacaaaacacatcgactcacttgaagtgcaaattttcggtaataccaatccgtgtggtcaaattatgaaattcaaataactcaacgtacatatgtacagatgggtaaattattggtcaaattgggaaaaaatccacagctcaggtgagatttgaagggtcgtgagttcaaatctcacctgagctgtggattttttcccaatttgaccaataatttacccatctgtacatatgtacgttgagttatttgaatttcacaaAACACATGTTAAACGAGCCGGATCGCAGTGGGTTCGCTAGAAGGATCGCAATTTGCTCACACTTGGTTCGTTGCCTTTCTTTGCCCCTAAAGATAATTAATTAAATGTGTTATGATTATATTGGACAACTATCATTCCAATAAATCATATCAACGAAAATATTTACCAAAATTTGATTTTATTAGAGAAATATTTGCCATGAACCACTCAATCACAAAAGCATCGCAGTACAGAATGATGCAAACCTCTCGCTTGTGTTCCGCGAACCACAGCAGCACGAACAGTTTCGCAGTGGATAGCAATGCGATGGCATGTTTTGTGTCTTCTGAACCGATTTTACTCACGGTTTTCCAGCACTGggactgagactattttcttgttttccgtttatcaaaaaagccactactTGATGtgcgcatgcataggtttggctcacttttatatttggccatttccggcgggacatccggtgTACAAAAAGATGTACTTTATTTCCCTTGCCCCCCCAtgtcatcaaattgataactgctaCATTACTTCCTTTCTTCACTTATATTGTCCATTGTTCTTATGAAACTAAAACACTTAAAACTAAAACTTAACACTTGAGCACAGCTCTCACTTTCACTCTCTAGACTTCCCTATAGACTTTCATCTATAAACTAACTCCTGTCAACTGACTTCTATAAACTCAACTATTAACTGACTACGTACTGACTGCCTCTCCTCTGAACATAGTAATGTCTTTTATAAGTTGGCTTTCAAGTAATATTTACGACTGTACACGTCTGTTTTAGCTACCTAGTTCTTACCTTTGGGTGATAACGGACATTCGTTAAACCCCACGTGACTCGCAATTTACTATTTACGTTAACGGTGGTTCGTAGATTCCAACGTGCTCGCTCGGAGCGTTCTGACCTCTGCTCTAGGTCTTTGTTTATCTTAACGGTGAACCGTTGATTCACATGTGCGTACTCGGGGCACACATTATATTTACATTTAAACGCGAACTTTATCGCTACTAGGGTAAAAGTGCCAATGTTCCACATAAGTGACAATTACATTATATTTACTGAGGAATCCTAATTAATATGGAATAGTAAGGGTGATAACAACTCCGCCAAGGATGATTCTTTTATTCTGGAGATACACTTGTGTATGTTCAGAATTAACAAGAATCATTGTTGCCGGTTCCAAGCCCGGGTAAAGGAGGAGGATATATGTGGTGATGACCATAGCCACACGAATGCCTAATACGGTCTAACCCCGAATCTACGGTGTAATGCGACCCGTGCCTATGGATGCATGGTTGGGGGGTGAAACAAATACTCAGtcgcgaacggagcctgtggggtaccaggGAGAACCCCACAGTATTCATACCTTgctgcgttaatgcagggctctggcgcagTCGACCTCtacttcccgtgcgactcgtgggaacaacaatgagcaacaacaacaaacaaaataaaacaacagGTGCCAAAAAATGGACACTGACCAGGGAGATTCGCTGGAGCAGCTCGAAGCACAGCTAGATAGTAAATCACTGGAAAATCTGTCCAGTTGTCCATCGATCAATTTGGACACTCCAAAGAACTCCGAGATGGAAGACAGCGACGAGGACGATCGAGTAAGCGTCACTATCAAGACATCAAGGGGATCAACCGTTGCAAATCCGGAACAATCTCAGCAAATGGACCGAATCAAGCTGAGTGGTGCCGGTAAAAAGcgactgaaaaaactgctagatCAGGGCTATGACAAAGACGAGGCCTATCGCCTTGCCTACAGGCCAAGCGTGCAGTCAGAACCATCGAAAAGGCCTAGAGATGACCTATCGAGTGGTGAGAAGCCACAACCCAAAAAGACAAAAGGGACATCAACACCAACGGGAAGGCCGCACAAAGACCATTCTCGAAAATCCCTAGCCACATCATCGGTGAACATCCGGCTGCAACGGCAAAGAGATCCAAACTTCCAAGATGGAAGGGCAGAGGCAGATGCTGTCCACATGCAACCCGGTACCTCGAAAGTTGCGAACAAGAAGACAAACGAAGACGCTGAACGCTCCAAACCCGGGAAACTGTGGTAGTTAAGTAAGGTTAATCATAGTAGGCTTGACTTTTAGGATAGACCATATGAATATTGTAAATGACTGACATTCAATAAACAACTGTTGAACTGGAAACAAGTCTTTACTTCaatttcagaagtgggataccGCCAAATGTTCAAGATGTTGTCGATCAGACAGAGACATGCGGATGCAGAAGATTCGGAAAATTTCGGAACTGGTTTTCCTTTTGCGAATCAACAAAATACATCTGAAGCATATAAGTCTGGTACTCAAATATCTGTGGAAGGTCGATCCTTGATTGGTGAAAACGTCTGTCGAATGTTGGTCAACGAGATGCCTGAAAAAATGAATCAAGAAAGACACTCTACAGTTTCTGGAGAAGGATTAGTTCGTGCGTTCAAATTGGATGAAATTTTTTTCCTATTACCAAGCTATTCGGGAGCCAGCGGGGATAATTTTGAACACTTCGAGAATGTGGCGAATCAAATGAAAAACCTTTTCAAGATTAACGACGAAGTGATGAAGTTGATGGTTATGAAACGTCTTACTGGCGTGGCGCAGATTTGGTCAGTGTCGCAGCAGAATTTGATGACGATgaatcttcaggaactttttagaAGCATGAAGGAAGTGTTTTCAGTCAAGACAAGTTCGTTGGAGCTCTAAATGTGGTAGTTAAGTAAGGTTAATCATAGTAGGCTTGACTTTTAGGATAGACCATATGAATATTGTAAATAACTGACATTCAATAAACAACTGTTGAACTGGAAACAAGTCTTTACTTCAGAAACTGAGAGTCCCAGGTAAACAGGCTAAAGCTGGAAGTTGCAGTCAACTCGGGAATACGAAGGTCCCAGATAGGAAAACAGAGGCAGCAGCAGGGCGAAGTCAACCCGGGAAACCGAAAGTCCCAGGCACGaagcaaaaagcaaaaactgcTCATACTCTACCCGGGAATATTAAAGTCCCTGGTAAGGTGGCATTGGCAGTAGCTGAGAGTCAAGCTGAGAGTCGTCTATCAAGGAATCTAAAAGTCCCAGATAGAAAAACTAAGCCCACTGCTACTCAAAATCCGCTATACACGGAGGTTGTGAGCCAAGTACGCATAGGAATAATACCAAAGGACTATCCGACTACAGCTCTAACAACACAACAGCTAATATTGGTACAAGACACCATTATTAACAAAGTAGTGGAAAATCGGGGAACAGATGTAAAACCGATTTTCAGATGCTGCACCATAAAAACAGGCTTCCTTGTTATCAACTGCCACGACCAGGCTACAGCGGACTGGTTAAAAAGGATAACTCCGAGCCTACTTGTATGCGAGGGAGTTGAGTTGATAGCGGTCGACGAAAAGAACATTCCTAGATCGGAAATCTTGGTAGCCTACCTGCCGAAAAGCGCCACTAAAAGCAACGAGCAAATAATGGCATTCATCGAGTCACAGAATGACTTGGacacggattcctggagaattctgcaAAGATCTTCCCCTAACGGAAATGATGTTGAGCTGGTTCTCACAGTGAACGAGGACTCAATGCAGAAATTGACAAGATGGGGATTCCAAATCAACTACTTGTACACTGCAAAACTACGTCGGGTCAAGAAAAGCAGGATCGACAAGCAGGACAGTAACACTGACTGTATAGAGGTTCAGGATATGGCAATGGAAACGGAAGTCGCCAGTATGATACAGGGCAAAGACCTAGGGAACACGCTGCCGGGCCCTCAAGTGGACCAGCAGCAACAAATTCCTGGGCCAAGTCCGGTAAATACTACTGGTGATGGATGTGAAAGTTCGTCTAAAACTGAATCCCAAGAAGGAACTGCTAAAACGAATCCGAAAAAGGATAACAACCGTGGTGAGAACAACAGTCGTTCACTGGGAATGCAAAAGAAGGtcccagaaatctccaaagagtcCACCACAAAAGGCACAAAAACTAAGCCGACGATCCGCCAGTCACAAAAAAGCGGATCGTCAACGCTATGACCAACATAAAATTGGTTCAGGCAAACCTACAGCATGCAAGAGGGGCATCAGGCGTACTTTTGCAAAGGTTTGCCAAAGAAGACCTCGACCTGGCGTTAGTACAGGAACCGTGGGTCAACAATCATAGGGTGATGGGCCTTACTACACCAAAATGTAAGTTACTCTATGATGATAGCCATCCTTCTCCAAGGACAGCTATCTTAGTAAATGGAAGgattaatcccaagtaacacacttgttatcgaagagtcacggcggcgcaggtttttgttgcggaaaagtcactgtgactttcttctagcaagtaagtatttatttgttagaagtaagtcacagtgacttctgcgcaacaaaaacctgcgccgccgtgactcttcggtgacaagtgtgttacttgggattttacTCCCATTACAGAATTTATCAAACGAGACATCGTAGCCATCAGGGTGGAGGTTCCAACAACCAGGGGTAAGTCTATCGTTAATATAgcatcagcttactttcctggtgatgaagaAGAAGCTCCGACGTCCTCAATCTGTGAACTTGTCACCAGCTGCAGACAACAAAACCAGCAATTTATTATCTGCTGCGATGCCAACGCTCACCACACTGTATGGGGAAGCAGTGACATCAACAAACGAGGTGAGTCCCTTTTAGACTATATTTCTGCTAATAACATTGATATATGTAACAGAGGGGACAAACCAACATATGTTAACTCAAGGCGACATGAAGTACttgatttaacactttgtagccaAATTCTAACAGATAGAATTACCTCTTGGGAAGTATCTGACGAGGTATCTCTCTCAGATCATAACCTTCTCTATAGAGAGGGGAGAGACCGTGAGGGAATTCTATCAAGACCCCAGgaacaccaactgggatctctacaaGCAAATTCTTGCGACCAAGCAACCTCTGCTGGACGAAAAAATAAGAACAGCAGAGTAACTAGAAGAAGCTTCTAGAATGGTCGCTAACAAAATTATACAAGCATACTACGAAAGTTGTCCACAAAGGGAAAGGAGTTCAAACAGGAAAGTCCCTTGGTGGAAGTGGAACAACGCTCTACAAAAAATGAGGGGGAAAGTAAGAAAACTCTTCAACAGAGCAAAAGCAACTTCGGATTGGGGCCAATATAGAAAGGCTCTAACCGAATATAGCACTGAAATAAGGAAAAGCAAACGAAGACATTGGAGATtcatgtgtgaaaacatccaatacacttcagaagcggccaggcttcaaaaagtcctttctaaggaacactcaaatggcctaggcaacgttaagaaggataatggcacattcaccagaagtccgtcagaaacattggaagtactgatggaaaaacattttccaggctcatttgctgttgatgaaaattcatcgggacaattgaggacaaattctggacgcaatacgaacagaaaagatgcactcatggaatcccgaaaaattttcacagtggcaatggtggactgggcaataaaTTCCTTCGACCCTTTCAAATCTGCTAGAGAAGACGGCATTTTTCCGGCGCTAATACAGCACGGTAGGGACATAATCGTCCCTGCTTTAGTTGAGATGTTTATTAGTAGCATGACACTTTGCTACATTCCCAGTTGGTGGAATAAGGTAAGAGTGATATTCATACCAAAAaacggcaaacgggacaaaacacaaCCTAAAGAATACAGGCCAATAAGCCTAACCTCAATTATACTCAAAATAATGGAGAAGATTCTGGATGAGCATATCAAAGGgacaaaacgtaaaaaaaaaaaaatccctcaaaaactactcttgtaatttttggaagaaaaagaaatgtcaatataaaggcaccgtccttggatggggtacagttgacattctcctccagggtgaaatatttaggagtcatactagataaaaaactgaactggagcgaacatctagagcatgtagtaaataaggcaacaactgctctttgggcctgtcggagagtgatcgggggaaagtgggggctaaaacccaggatagttcattggatccacctggcagttgttagacccaaagtctcttatgcctctctagtctggtggcctaagaccaaaaccaaaacagcccaacgagtgctggctaaacttcaacgtttagcaacattgtcaataacaggagctattcgaagtactcctggttcaacactagatgccttaatgcatctgctacccttgcaccaatttgtgcaactagaggcgaagaaaagtgccttgaagttaaaaagatataagaacatcttagaaggcgatctaacaggacatttggaaatcttaaccaatgttactataaatccactagtaatacaaaatgaagactggatggaaccaaaattcatcttagatataccatacaaagtttcgattgatgatcggagcgtatgggaatcaggaggaccaacggagcgaccaggatctattgtattctatacggatggatcgaaaatgagtgatagaactggggctggagtatatggacccagactaaactcgccataccaatgggtaaatggccaacggtgttccaagctgaaattcaagctattttggaatgcgctgccatctgtcttaaaagaaaatatagacatgcgaatatctatatcttttcagacagtcaggcagctttaaaggcagtctgcacatttgaatgttattctaagctagtatgggagtgcattacactactgaaggaactggctggaaggaatactgtaaaattattctgggtaccaggtcattgtggaattgcaggcaacgaaattgcggaccagctagctagggagggatatctgggtgccttgtatggaccggaacccttctgtAGAGTATCATGaagtgctctatcgatggagctaaaaaaaatgggagaaacagagcgtaggagcaaactagcatactgcacctggaatatcccagtcaaagagattcatcgtgccaagcgtgaaaaacacactactgaaacttagtaaacgcgaattaagtgtgtacacaggattgttaaccgggcactgcccatctcgacactttttattgaagctcaagaagattcaatcagaagaatgtcggttctgtggtttcaactctgaaacctcggaacatctactttgtgagtgtagttttctctttaagaagagagaacgttatttcggtggatgcatcatgcatccccgagatatctggtggaatataaatcccaagaaggtagtggctttcattttggaagctattccagactggggtataacgcaggcctaaaaaaaaaaacaatcgctagttcttaatactagtgagtgtactaatgtactgcataaagtaACTGGGTCTTACCAgaatagatcaattaatggtcgcagtggttgtgtacccctacagggGAAAAAAAGGGTGATAACGACTtagggcaggggttctcaaacttttccaccttgcgacccacttttgattataacagaatttgGAGACCCACCAGCACAGCATGTATTTTCATAACATAagtcatttttgaaaatttgaacagatttttttgaattgcttcttcttcttcttttttatggctcgacaTTCCCTCTggagcttggcctgcctctcttcaaaacttagtgttctttgagcacttccacagttattaattgaagggctttctttgactgccattgcatgaatttgtatattgtgaggcaagtacaatgatacactatgcccagggagtcgagaaagttttcccgaccggaacgggaattgaacccgccgtctccggattgacgatccatagccttaaccactaggctatctggagaccttTGTTATATAAGTTAAGTTGTATCAAACACGTTCAATTGAATAGTGTGATAAACTTACGTTACCCAACAATAATTcttatttgaagtttttttaaaTAGCTTTTTCTGTTTTcccaaaaatatcaaaataatattgATATGTCAAAGCAATTAGTTTCAGTGAACTTGCTATCTGAAGAATTTAAGATAAGTTtgcaaatttctcaaacaaatttGACCAttccttcttcgtgcattattaCAGTACTCCACAGGTTTGAGGAATTCTGTcactcatttaaaaaaaaaatgctttggaGGTATAGTAGCAACTTTATGCTTatgtaaaaatttaagaattttctgTTGAATGAAGGTGCTGGTGCACTGCGTTGTCACTCAAAATCGTACATTTTGACGTgcataaattttaaaattcatCAAACAGATACTGattaaaatgctactcaatgtttacgcGAGTAGGCATACATTAAGTAAGTTTTTTAGAATTATAGTGCTGCTATATGGTAAATGTTCAAAATACCGAAATTCAGGGAAAATTTTACGAAGCTCTGCTGATATATACTATTAATTCGGTGGTGGTTCACTGATTCTTCCAGAGAGAGTTTTTAAATTTCGAAACATGATTCGACATAAGTAAAGGGTGATCTTATTAGAACATCGCACAAACTTTCGCGACCCAccgaaaatcagcccgcgacccaccagtgggtcgcgacccatagtttgagaaacgctgacttAGGGTCGttacaccggaaccggttccagaacactaccggctcagatatggtctgacactattttcttgctaaccgtccatcaggtaatcgaaaatgccgcaatgtAATGTATGAGTTTGTTGCATTTTAATGTCCAGCTCcgtccaggggtaccggtccggaacacctaaatgataataactccggaacgactgaaccgatccgaaccatttccaataggaaacaatgggaccagattccacatCGAATGAACTATCGATCATTAATATCGGTTGAGGTTTTCTGTCTAAAAGTGATgcgagtttttttgtccacacacatacacgcatacacacgcacacacatacacacacacagacatcacctgaaTTCGTCGTTGATTGGTatatggcagcatccatttattacgtaacgctaaaatcaacattttttgccCTCCCCCCCCACTCCcctctccgtaacgcttttttgtatgaaaatcctgaaatttttgtatgaactgtAACGCTTGGTCGAACTcacccctccccctagagcgttacgtaatttgtggacggcgcctatgtgaatcgaccctccgggccttctaccaAAAAGTCATTTCTGGAGTGAAcaaatagcctttccagtacacttgagAAATGCAAAAAGAAATGAAACGACCACAGTGTTCATAGATATCGTCCGTTATCACAATTTAACGTCGACTTCAAACTTCTTTCTAGAATATTTAAGCAGAGATTGCAGGATCTACTACCATTTATACAATCAAAGAACCAGAAATGTTCGATCGGAAAACGCAGTATCCACGAAGACACAtgtatttttttaacaaactCTGTCACCTGAAACACCAGCGAAAAAATGCGTTATGCACTGCTGTCTTGTTTATTCTTGTTTATTTACATAAAGTCAACAGGTAATACAAATCACCCCAATGACACTTAACTAACATTTACAGACTGCCGTGGTACCTTACATAATTCACGTTTAAAACTACACTTATTTGCCTTGCGtgaaacattaaaatcaaaaacaaaataacaTTTATTAAACACACGGGACATGCTACGAATCGGTTCGTGTTGACCGTAATTAGTCCTAGCTGAAGAAAGACGTAAAAATGAGTGTGTTCGAAGATTCCGGCGTCGTGCGTTGATGTTCAGCATGCTCAAGAGTGATGGGCAGTCAATATTGCCCTGCAGGAGGTCTCCGACAAAACATGCTTGAGCAACATTTCGCCTTGCAGCGAGAGATTCCAAATGTATAAGTAGGCAACGGCTCTCATAACTTGGTAGGTCGTGCTGATTCCTCCACCTGAGGTGGCGTAAGGCAAAACGAATAAACTTTCGCTGGATACGCTCAATTCGTTGTACGCTGTTATCATAGTAGGGGGCCCAAACAACTGCCGAATATTCCAGGATAGGACGTACGATTGAGCAGTATAGCGATTTCATGCAGTAAACGTCCTTGAACTTCTTGGAAAAGCGGAAGAGGAAGCCGAGCAGCGACGATGCTTTCCCAACGACATAAGCAACATGGTCCTTGAATGTCATTTTGGAGTCAAGGAGAATCCCCAGGTCCTTCACTGTCGATACACGATGTAATTGCACTCCTGCCAAAGCGTAATCGTAGCGGAAGGTTGTTTTCTTGCGGCTAAACGAAATGACAGAGCACTTCGACACATTCAGGGACATTCGGTTAACAGAACACCAAGTAGCAAAGGCTTCTAATTGTTGCTGAAGAAAAACGGCATCACGAGGTTCCCTAATCGTGGAATACAGCTTCAAATCGTCGGCATATGACAGCTTCATGCAGTTGAGGATCGAATTGACATCATTCATATACAGCAAAAACAAAAATGGACCGAGGTGACTGCCTTGCGGTACGCCAGATGAtactggaaacggggaagaaacatgATCGCCAAGTTTCACCTGCATACTACGACCGATTAAATAGGAACGGAGCCAGATAAGGAAGCTGCTGTTCATTCCCAATTTTTCGTATTTGGCGAGTGCAATTTGGTGGTTCATTTTGTCGAAAGCGGCGGATAGATCTGTGTAGATTGCGTCCACTTGATGCCCACTTTCTATTTGACGTATCAAAT contains:
- the LOC134291035 gene encoding uncharacterized protein LOC134291035; its protein translation is MDTDQGDSLEQLEAQLDSKSLENLSSCPSINLDTPKNSEMEDSDEDDRVSVTIKTSRGSTVANPEQSQQMDRIKLSGAGKKRLKKLLDQGYDKDEAYRLAYRPSVQSEPSKRPRDDLSSGEKPQPKKTKGTSTPTGRPHKDHSRKSLATSSVNIRLQRQRDPNFQDGRAEADAVHMQPGTSKVANKKTNEDAERSKPGKL